From the Comamonas odontotermitis genome, one window contains:
- the ubiG gene encoding bifunctional 2-polyprenyl-6-hydroxyphenol methylase/3-demethylubiquinol 3-O-methyltransferase UbiG, with protein sequence MNQTVNADPAELAKFSELAMRWWDPDSEFKPLHQINPLRLDWINTYSPLQGQTVLDVGCGGGILSDSMARKGATVTGIDLAAKALRVAQLHALEAQTPNVAYKEIAVEALAMLQPESFDTVTCMEMLEHVPDPASVAKACHDLVKPGGWVFFSTINRNAKAFALAIVGAEYLLQMLPKGTHEYAKFIRPAELAGYCRDAGLVLEHSKGLQFNPLTQRYWLDDDTSVNYMIATRKPV encoded by the coding sequence ATGAACCAGACAGTGAACGCCGATCCGGCCGAATTGGCCAAGTTTTCCGAGCTCGCCATGCGCTGGTGGGATCCGGACAGTGAATTCAAACCTCTGCACCAGATCAACCCCTTGCGCCTGGATTGGATCAACACCTACAGTCCCCTTCAAGGTCAGACAGTTCTTGACGTAGGGTGTGGCGGTGGCATTCTGAGTGATTCCATGGCGCGCAAGGGTGCAACTGTCACGGGTATCGATCTGGCCGCCAAGGCCTTGCGTGTTGCGCAACTGCACGCTTTGGAGGCCCAGACACCCAATGTGGCTTACAAGGAAATCGCTGTCGAAGCCCTGGCGATGCTGCAACCCGAGAGCTTTGATACGGTGACCTGCATGGAAATGCTGGAACATGTACCCGACCCGGCTTCGGTGGCCAAAGCTTGCCACGACTTGGTCAAGCCTGGGGGGTGGGTGTTTTTTTCCACCATTAATCGCAATGCCAAAGCCTTTGCGCTGGCAATCGTAGGGGCCGAATACCTGCTGCAGATGCTGCCCAAAGGAACCCACGAGTATGCCAAGTTCATCCGCCCGGCAGAATTGGCTGGCTACTGCCGCGATGCAGGTTTGGTGCTGGAGCACAGCAAGGGCTTGCAGTTCAACCCACTTACGCAGCGCTACTGGCTTGATGACGATACCAGTGTCAATTACATGATTGCAACCCGAAAGCCAGTCTGA
- the ompA gene encoding outer membrane protein OmpA: MKKLNKVAMLFASAALATAAGAQIKAADGGKVVDNWQNGTSELVWKNGTNELCWRDANWTPATAAEGCDGALVKAAEAPAAPAPAAAPGAAPAPAAVPAATVQKVTYAADAFFDFDKSVLKPEGKAKLDDLAGKVKNINLEVIIAVGHTDSIGTDAYNQKLSVRRAEAVKAYLVSKGIDKSRVYTEGKGEKQPVADNKTAAGRAKNRRVEIEVVGTQK; encoded by the coding sequence ATGAAGAAACTGAACAAAGTGGCGATGTTGTTTGCCTCTGCAGCGCTTGCAACCGCCGCTGGAGCACAAATTAAGGCTGCTGACGGCGGCAAAGTTGTTGATAACTGGCAAAACGGCACCAGCGAGCTGGTGTGGAAGAACGGTACCAACGAACTGTGCTGGCGTGATGCCAACTGGACGCCTGCTACCGCAGCTGAAGGTTGCGATGGCGCTCTGGTGAAGGCAGCTGAAGCTCCTGCGGCTCCAGCTCCTGCTGCAGCCCCTGGCGCAGCTCCTGCTCCAGCTGCTGTTCCAGCTGCAACCGTCCAAAAGGTTACCTACGCTGCTGACGCATTCTTCGACTTCGACAAGTCGGTGCTGAAGCCAGAAGGCAAGGCTAAGCTGGACGATCTGGCCGGCAAGGTGAAGAACATCAACCTGGAAGTCATCATTGCTGTGGGTCACACCGACTCCATCGGTACCGATGCTTACAACCAGAAGCTGTCTGTGCGCCGTGCTGAAGCTGTGAAGGCTTACCTGGTGTCCAAGGGCATCGACAAGAGCCGCGTGTACACCGAAGGCAAGGGCGAAAAGCAACCTGTGGCAGACAACAAGACTGCTGCTGGCCGCGCCAAGAACCGTCGCGTGGAAATCGAAGTGGTGGGCACCCAGAAGTAA
- the gyrA gene encoding DNA gyrase subunit A, giving the protein MTQFAKETLPISLEEEMRRSYLDYAMSVIVGRALPDARDGLKPVHRRVLYAMHELNNDWNRPYKKSARIVGDVIGKYHPHGDQSVYDTIVRMAQNFSMRHMLVDGQGNFGSVDGDGAAAMRYTEIRLSKIAHEMLADIDKETVDFGPNYDGSESEPLVLPSRLPNLLVNGSGGIAVGMATNIPPHNLNEVVDACLHLLHHSDATLDDLMEIVPAPDFPTAGIIYGINGVKEGYRTGRGKVVMRAKVHFEDIDKGQRQSIIVDELPYQVNKKTLQERMAELVHEKKIEGISHIQDESDKSGMRLVIELKRGEVPEVVLNNLYKQTQLQDTFGMNMVALINGQPKLCNLKDLIKVFLEHRREVVTRRTVFELRKARDRGHVLEGLAVALANIDDFIAIIRNAPTPPVAKAELMNRSWDSQLVREMLTRTRADGGVVNADDYRPDGLEVEFGMQQDGLYRLSETQAQEILQMRLQRLTGLEQDKIVAEYKEIMAVIEDLLDILAKPERVSTIIGEELVALKTEFGQTKLGARRSLVEYSAQDLSTEDLITPTDMVVTLSHTGYIKSQPLSEYRSQKRGGRGKQATATKEDDWIDQLFIANTHDYLLCFSNRGRLYWLKVWEVPAGSRGSRGRPIVNMFPLQDDEKINVVLPLTGEYRSFPADHYVFMATKMGTVKKTSLDEFSNPRKAGIIAVGLDDGDYLIGAALTDGKHDVMLFSDGGKAVRFDENDVRPMGRNARGVRGMNIEDHQSVIAMLVADAESADAMLSGDVEAAASSSAQSVLTATENGYGKRTHISEYTRHGRGTKGMIAIQQSERNGKVVAATLVSPDDQIMLITDTGVLVRTRVAEIREMGRATQGVTLISLDEGAKLSGLQRIVENDAQADENAEGADSEGSEGNADDTPATE; this is encoded by the coding sequence ATGACCCAGTTTGCAAAAGAAACTCTGCCCATCAGTCTCGAAGAGGAAATGCGCCGCAGTTATCTCGATTACGCGATGAGCGTGATCGTTGGCCGCGCACTCCCCGATGCACGCGATGGCCTGAAGCCAGTGCATCGCCGGGTTCTGTATGCGATGCACGAACTCAATAACGACTGGAACCGTCCCTATAAGAAATCGGCGCGTATCGTCGGTGATGTGATCGGTAAATACCACCCGCACGGCGACCAGTCGGTGTATGACACCATCGTGCGGATGGCCCAAAACTTCTCCATGCGCCACATGCTGGTGGATGGCCAGGGCAACTTCGGCTCGGTCGATGGCGACGGTGCCGCCGCCATGCGATACACCGAAATCCGCCTCTCCAAGATCGCCCACGAGATGCTGGCCGATATCGACAAGGAGACCGTGGACTTCGGCCCCAATTACGACGGCAGTGAGAGCGAACCACTGGTGCTGCCCAGCCGCCTGCCCAATCTGCTGGTCAATGGCTCCGGCGGTATCGCGGTCGGCATGGCCACGAATATTCCACCGCATAACCTGAATGAAGTGGTGGATGCCTGCCTGCACCTGCTGCACCATTCCGATGCCACTTTGGATGATTTGATGGAGATCGTGCCTGCGCCAGATTTCCCGACCGCAGGCATCATTTATGGCATCAACGGTGTCAAGGAAGGCTACCGCACCGGCCGTGGCAAGGTGGTGATGCGCGCCAAGGTGCATTTTGAAGACATCGACAAGGGCCAGCGCCAATCCATCATCGTTGATGAACTGCCCTACCAGGTCAACAAGAAGACCTTGCAGGAGCGCATGGCCGAGCTGGTGCACGAGAAGAAGATCGAGGGCATCAGCCACATCCAGGACGAGTCGGACAAGTCTGGCATGCGCCTGGTGATCGAGCTCAAGCGCGGCGAAGTGCCCGAGGTGGTGCTGAACAATCTGTACAAGCAGACCCAGCTGCAAGACACCTTCGGCATGAACATGGTGGCGCTGATCAATGGTCAGCCCAAGCTGTGCAATCTGAAGGACCTGATCAAGGTGTTTCTGGAGCACCGCCGTGAGGTGGTCACCCGTCGCACCGTATTCGAGCTGCGCAAGGCACGCGATCGCGGCCATGTGCTCGAAGGTCTTGCCGTGGCACTGGCCAATATCGACGACTTCATCGCCATCATCCGCAACGCGCCTACACCCCCTGTGGCCAAGGCCGAGCTGATGAACCGCAGCTGGGACAGCCAGTTGGTGCGCGAGATGCTCACCCGCACGCGCGCCGATGGAGGCGTCGTCAACGCCGATGACTACCGCCCCGATGGCCTGGAAGTCGAATTCGGCATGCAGCAGGATGGCCTGTACCGCCTGTCGGAAACCCAGGCCCAGGAAATCCTGCAGATGCGCCTGCAGCGCCTCACCGGCCTGGAGCAGGACAAGATCGTGGCCGAATACAAGGAGATCATGGCGGTCATCGAAGACCTGCTGGATATTCTGGCCAAGCCCGAGCGCGTCTCCACCATCATCGGTGAAGAACTGGTAGCACTGAAGACCGAATTTGGCCAAACCAAGCTGGGCGCCCGCCGCAGCCTGGTGGAATACAGCGCGCAGGATCTGTCCACCGAAGACCTGATCACACCTACCGACATGGTTGTTACGCTCTCGCATACGGGCTATATCAAGAGCCAGCCCTTGTCCGAGTACCGTTCGCAAAAGCGTGGCGGCCGCGGCAAGCAGGCCACCGCCACCAAGGAAGACGACTGGATCGATCAGCTTTTCATCGCCAATACGCACGATTACCTGCTGTGCTTCTCCAACCGTGGGCGCCTGTACTGGCTCAAGGTCTGGGAAGTTCCTGCAGGCTCGCGCGGATCGCGCGGCCGCCCTATCGTCAACATGTTCCCGCTGCAGGACGACGAGAAGATCAACGTGGTGCTGCCCCTCACCGGCGAATACCGCAGCTTCCCCGCCGACCACTATGTGTTCATGGCCACCAAGATGGGTACGGTCAAGAAGACCTCGCTGGATGAATTCAGCAACCCTCGCAAGGCCGGCATCATCGCAGTGGGCCTGGACGACGGCGACTATCTGATCGGCGCGGCGCTCACCGACGGCAAGCACGATGTGATGCTGTTCAGCGATGGCGGCAAGGCCGTGCGTTTCGACGAAAACGATGTGCGCCCCATGGGCCGCAACGCCCGCGGCGTGCGCGGCATGAACATCGAAGACCACCAGAGCGTGATCGCCATGCTGGTGGCCGATGCCGAATCGGCCGATGCCATGCTGTCCGGCGACGTGGAAGCTGCCGCGTCCTCCAGCGCCCAAAGCGTACTGACTGCTACGGAAAACGGCTATGGCAAGCGCACCCACATCAGCGAGTACACGCGCCACGGCCGTGGTACCAAGGGCATGATTGCGATTCAACAGTCCGAGCGCAACGGCAAGGTCGTGGCTGCCACCCTGGTGAGCCCGGATGACCAGATCATGCTGATCACAGACACCGGTGTACTGGTGCGCACCCGCGTGGCCGAGATTCGCGAGATGGGCCGCGCCACCCAAGGCGTCACGCTGATCAGCCTGGACGAAGGCGCCAAGCTCAGCGGCCTGCAGCGCATCGTCGAAAACGATGCGCAGGCCGATGAAAACGCGGAAGGCGCCGACAGCGAGGGAAGCGAAGGAAACGCAGACGACACGCCCGCAACCGAGTAA
- the serC gene encoding 3-phosphoserine/phosphohydroxythreonine transaminase, translating to MQRPYNFSAGPAAIPEEVLQTAAAEMLNWHGSGMSVMEMSHRGKEFISIAEKAEADFRKLLAVPDNFHILFMQGGGLAENAIVPLNLSQGGAVDFVVTGSWSQKSVKEAGKFCDAQTAASDEAQGFTHIPAAAGWKLRDDAQYVHICSNETINGVEFQDLPDLAALGSKAPLVIDFSSHVASRPVEWSRVGLAFGGAQKNLGPAGLTLVVVREDLLDRAMAACPSAFNYRLVADNQSMYNTPPTWGIYIAGLTFDWILRQREGELTGVAALEARNQAKAQLLYRAIDGSQLYENRVAHDCRSRMNVPFFLKDESRNQAFLDGAKERGLLQLKGHKSVGGMRASIYNAMPLAGVQALVDYMQTFEKQA from the coding sequence ATGCAACGCCCCTATAACTTCTCGGCCGGACCGGCCGCCATCCCTGAAGAAGTGCTGCAGACGGCAGCCGCCGAAATGCTGAACTGGCATGGTTCGGGCATGAGCGTGATGGAAATGAGCCACCGTGGCAAGGAGTTCATCTCCATCGCCGAGAAGGCCGAAGCCGATTTCCGCAAGCTGCTCGCCGTTCCCGATAACTTCCACATCCTGTTCATGCAAGGCGGTGGCCTGGCGGAAAACGCCATCGTGCCGCTGAACCTGTCGCAAGGCGGCGCGGTCGATTTTGTGGTGACGGGCAGCTGGAGCCAGAAGTCCGTCAAGGAAGCGGGCAAGTTCTGCGATGCGCAGACGGCTGCGAGCGACGAGGCGCAGGGTTTCACCCACATCCCCGCTGCGGCAGGCTGGAAGCTGCGCGACGACGCGCAGTATGTGCACATCTGCAGCAACGAAACCATCAACGGCGTCGAATTCCAGGATCTGCCTGATCTGGCTGCACTGGGCAGCAAGGCGCCGCTGGTGATTGATTTCTCGTCGCACGTCGCATCGCGCCCTGTGGAGTGGAGCCGCGTTGGCCTCGCCTTTGGCGGCGCGCAAAAGAACCTGGGGCCTGCGGGCCTCACCCTGGTGGTGGTGCGTGAAGACCTGCTGGACCGTGCCATGGCCGCATGCCCCAGCGCCTTCAACTACCGCCTGGTGGCCGACAACCAGTCGATGTACAACACCCCGCCCACCTGGGGCATCTACATTGCAGGCTTGACCTTTGACTGGATTTTGCGCCAACGCGAAGGCGAGCTGACCGGCGTAGCTGCGCTGGAGGCCCGCAACCAGGCCAAGGCACAGTTGCTGTACCGCGCGATCGACGGCTCACAGCTGTACGAAAACCGCGTGGCGCATGACTGCCGCTCGCGCATGAATGTGCCCTTCTTCCTCAAGGATGAATCACGCAACCAGGCATTCCTGGATGGCGCCAAGGAGCGTGGCTTGCTACAGCTCAAGGGCCACAAATCGGTAGGCGGCATGCGTGCCAGCATCTACAACGCCATGCCGCTGGCCGGCGTGCAGGCTTTGGTTGATTACATGCAAACTTTCGAAAAACAGGCTTGA
- the pheA gene encoding prephenate dehydratase, with protein sequence MSNQPQASPELAALRVQIDNLDTQLLTLLNQRALVAERVGELKKREGTPFFRPDRVAQVIQKIENANPGPLKNAHVSAIWREIMSACLALESPQRVAVLGPAGTFCEEAAIQYFGGAADIKYCNSFEEVFHSTAAGSSQFGVVGVENSNEGVVTRSLDMFLHTPCHVVGEVSMLIRHNLMRTSNSLEGIEVVAAHPQALAQCQGWLSKHLPNAERRPVESNAEGARLAALNPNWAGIAGERAAQQFGLHIVSHAIQDDAYNRTRFAIICLPHTLTMPQPSGKDCTSLIVSVPNRPGAVHDLLVPLSKHGVSMTRFESRPARTGQWEYYFYIDLDGHPAQPNVAKALEELRELCAFFKMLGAYPVGA encoded by the coding sequence ATGAGCAACCAACCCCAAGCGTCCCCCGAACTCGCCGCACTGCGTGTACAGATCGACAATCTGGACACCCAGCTTCTGACCTTGCTGAACCAGCGCGCCCTGGTGGCCGAACGCGTTGGGGAGCTCAAAAAGCGCGAAGGCACGCCCTTCTTCCGCCCCGACCGCGTCGCCCAGGTCATCCAGAAGATCGAAAACGCCAACCCCGGCCCGCTGAAGAATGCGCATGTCTCAGCCATCTGGCGCGAGATCATGTCGGCCTGCCTGGCACTGGAATCTCCCCAGCGCGTGGCCGTGCTCGGGCCTGCAGGCACCTTCTGCGAAGAAGCTGCCATCCAGTACTTTGGCGGTGCCGCCGACATCAAGTACTGCAACAGCTTTGAAGAGGTCTTCCACTCCACCGCTGCTGGCAGCTCGCAATTTGGCGTCGTGGGCGTGGAAAACTCCAACGAAGGCGTGGTAACGCGTTCGCTGGACATGTTCCTGCACACGCCCTGCCACGTGGTCGGCGAGGTCAGCATGCTGATTCGCCACAACCTGATGCGCACCAGCAACTCGCTCGAAGGCATCGAAGTGGTCGCAGCCCACCCCCAGGCGCTGGCGCAGTGCCAGGGCTGGCTGTCCAAGCACCTGCCCAACGCCGAGCGCCGCCCGGTCGAGAGCAATGCCGAAGGCGCGCGCCTGGCCGCGCTCAACCCCAACTGGGCCGGTATTGCCGGTGAGCGTGCAGCGCAGCAGTTCGGCCTGCATATCGTCAGCCACGCCATCCAGGACGACGCATACAACCGTACGCGCTTTGCCATCATCTGCCTGCCGCACACGCTGACCATGCCGCAACCCTCGGGCAAGGATTGCACAAGCCTGATCGTCTCGGTACCCAACCGCCCGGGTGCAGTACACGACCTGCTGGTGCCGCTGTCCAAGCATGGCGTGTCCATGACCCGCTTCGAATCACGCCCTGCCCGCACCGGCCAGTGGGAATACTATTTCTACATTGATCTCGACGGCCATCCCGCCCAGCCCAATGTCGCCAAGGCCCTGGAAGAGCTGCGCGAGCTGTGCGCCTTCTTCAAGATGCTGGGCGCCTACCCTGTGGGAGCTTGA
- a CDS encoding prephenate dehydrogenase — protein sequence MALIGCGLMGGSFALAVKRAGLVKRVVGYSKSPSTTSRARQMGAIDEEASSALIAVSGADLVVLAIPVASTEPTLRTIKHLIQPSTLVMDVGSTKVDVVNAARSALKDRFGCFVPAHPITGKEVSGVDHADVNLYNDAQVVLTPTELTKVAQLRQAEALWKGLGTHVTSMSPEMHDAALAASSHAPHLIAMAYMNAILAQEDGHRILSLAGPGFRDFTRIAAGEPNMWRDIFSANRTEILQQIHYLQHMLGRYEAALMTDNQAAVESLIRSASDTRAQWKPGKLYTPESLSKTKPTA from the coding sequence ATGGCGCTGATCGGCTGCGGGCTGATGGGCGGCTCGTTCGCGCTGGCCGTCAAGAGGGCGGGGCTCGTCAAACGCGTTGTGGGCTACAGCAAGTCGCCCTCCACCACCAGCCGCGCGCGCCAGATGGGCGCCATCGATGAAGAGGCCAGCTCGGCCTTGATCGCCGTATCGGGCGCCGATCTGGTGGTGCTGGCGATTCCGGTCGCATCGACCGAGCCCACCTTGCGCACCATCAAGCACCTGATCCAGCCCAGCACCCTGGTCATGGATGTGGGATCGACCAAGGTGGATGTGGTGAACGCCGCGCGCAGCGCGCTCAAGGACCGTTTTGGCTGCTTTGTGCCTGCGCACCCCATCACGGGCAAAGAGGTATCGGGCGTCGACCATGCAGACGTCAACCTCTACAACGATGCCCAGGTGGTGCTCACGCCAACCGAGCTGACCAAGGTGGCCCAGTTGCGCCAAGCCGAAGCCCTGTGGAAGGGGTTGGGCACGCACGTCACCAGCATGTCGCCGGAAATGCACGATGCCGCCCTGGCTGCCAGCAGCCACGCGCCGCACCTGATCGCCATGGCCTATATGAATGCGATCCTCGCGCAGGAAGACGGCCACCGCATCCTGTCGCTGGCGGGCCCCGGTTTCCGCGATTTCACCCGCATTGCCGCTGGCGAGCCCAATATGTGGCGCGATATCTTCAGCGCCAACCGCACCGAGATCCTTCAGCAGATCCACTACCTGCAGCACATGCTCGGGCGCTATGAAGCGGCCCTGATGACGGACAACCAAGCCGCCGTCGAAAGCCTGATCCGCAGCGCCTCGGACACCCGTGCGCAATGGAAGCCAGGCAAGCTGTATACGCCAGAATCGCTGTCCAAAACCAAGCCCACGGCCTGA